Part of the Sandaracinaceae bacterium genome, GACGCACCAGCTCTTGGAGCAGTCCACGCACCATCAGGCCGAACGGCACGTCGCGCCAGCGCTCCGGATCCGCGATGCGCTCGAGGTCCTGCTGGACCACCACCATGCGGCGCTCCTGCAGCGCACGCAGGAGCGCGTCCTTGTCCGGGAAGCGCGAGTAGAAGCCCCCGACGGAAGATCCCGCCTTCCGCACGATGTCGGCGACCGACACGTCCTGTGGGGGGTTGTCGAGGAACAAGAGCTCCGCCGCGTCCAGCAGCTTGGACAGCGTGCGCTGGCTGCGCGCCTGCTTGGGGGTCGTGACGGATTGGAGCTTGCGTTCCATGGAAGGGGTGAGTAGAAAAGAAACCAGAATCTCATTCGCTTTAGCACAGCATCCTCGTGGGACCATGTGCGAGCAGCAAGAGCGTACACGGAGAACGACCATGATGAGAGTGCTGGACCTCTCGGCCCCCGCGCCGCTGTTCACGGGCCGCCCCATCGCGCCGACCAACGCGCGGCTGGCGCCGAGCCCCAAGGGCGACCCGCTCATCGGACATCAGCGCCTCGCCCGTGACCCTCTCTACACGTTCCTAAGGCTCCGCGAGGAGCACGGTGACGTCGTGCGGCTCCAGTTCGGCACGCTCACGGCCCACCTCGTGTCGGATCCCGCGCTGGTGCAGACCGTCCTGCAGGACCGTGCCCGCATCTATGGCAAGCAGACCCGCGGCATGCGGCAGCTGCGCCTGGCGTTGGGCGAAGGTCTGCTCACGAGCGAAGGA contains:
- a CDS encoding TetR/AcrR family transcriptional regulator, with product MERKLQSVTTPKQARSQRTLSKLLDAAELLFLDNPPQDVSVADIVRKAGSSVGGFYSRFPDKDALLRALQERRMVVVQQDLERIADPERWRDVPFGLMVRGLLQELVRHYVARRRLIAAFVSAAAQNPREWANTVQQRDAMIEVVLGLIVPQHRASILHPDPERAIRFATHAAFAVMDTYAIRLALDDSVWRDPTELVDELHRMYMGYLERDP